The genomic window AGCCTTAAACCCTTTCAACCAGTCTTTTAATACTTGTGAATTTACAATGGGATCATTCTTGCTACCACATACCATCATCGGCATAGAAACCCCACCTTTAGGTAACTTAGTCAACTTAAAAAGAGAATGTAATAGGGGAGATTGTTCTAAATCTCTATCTAAGACTGCCATTAACTTTTTAGTAGTATTATGTGGTTGCTCACCAAAGAGATGACGAACACTACTAGCTAACACCTGCTCACGACTCATACTAAATGCTTGTCTTTGCAGATAATAGTGGACGTGCCAAGTATTTGCAGGTTGAGAGGCCACAGCCAATAGAGATAGCGATCGCACTTTTTCAGGATACCACCGCGCCAAAGTTAAAGCGATCGCACCACCCGCACCATGACCAGCTAAATGCACCGGCTGAGAATACTGTGATAAATATTCCTCTAGCAAACCCACAGCCTCATCTATCGAGCCACCTTCATCCTTACCATGACGATATTCCCACTGAGCTACATTCACATATTGCGATATATATTGGAGCAATGGTTTATCAAAACGCTGTAATACAGAACTAGAACTGATCCAAAGAACATCAATATCATCAGACATAAAAACTCTAAAACCTCAGAAATTAAGCAGATTTAAAAACCACAAATACATACAGATTGCTTTCAAACTTAGCGTTCCTCCGCGTAAACCTCAGCGACACTTTGCGTTTAAAAACAAAATTATCTGTGTGTATCTGTGGTTAATCATCAGGTACAAAAAACGTTAATGGCTCAAACTACAAACCAAACTCTCTTTTCAACTGAGACACCCAAGCCTTTATCCGTTCATCGGTCAAATCAGATTGATTATCCTCATCAATAGCCAAGCCGACAAACTTGCCATTTCTTAAAGCCTTAGAATCGTTAAAATCATACCCCTCAGTAGGCCAATAGCCGACAGTTTTACCACCGCGTTGGGAAATCTTTTCTTCCAGAATGCCAATTGCATCTTGAAAATTATCTGCATAGCCCATCTGGTCGCCAGTACCAAAATAGGCAACCATCTTACCATTAAAATCTATGTCATCTAGTTCTGGAAAAAAGCCTTCCCAATCACTTTGGAGTTCACCAATATTCCAAGTAGGACAGCCAACAATCACATATTGATACTCCTCAAAATCAGCAGCTTCCGCTTGGGACATATCATGTAATGTCACACCATCACCAAACTCATCCCGAATAATTTCTGCTACAGATTCAGTTTTACCAGTTTGAGTACCGTAGAATAAACCAATTTTTTTCGACATTTTTACACCTTATATTGAGAAAAACAAACTGCTATTGGTTAATAGCAAATAAGCAAACAATGCTCCGCCACAACTTCCTACAGTCCAGCCAGCATTGAACTCGCTCCAAGACTTAGCTGTTTTCAGATTCTCTGGTAGCTCCCCTTGCGGAGATTGGCCTTTTTTGAACCATGCACCGCCATAAAGCCACAGACAAACCGATAAAATCAGCAACAGAGCAAAAGTTGCAAGTAGTCCGGCTGGGTTTGCCAACTCTGTATTCCGCAAGGGGCCTAATTTCACGAAGGGGCCGAGTAGGAAGTAACCATGAGCCATCCCAATTTCTAACCCTCGTGAAAAAGCGGACAAACCTGGACGGTAAATAGGAAGACCACCCAACAACTTCAGCGTCAAATCAGAAGTATTGATTGGGGTTTGGAGATTCCCTAGTTCTGGTGCATCCAGATAATTGACTACGCCCTCCTGAAAATTCAATCCAGCCGCTAGGACACGCACTCTTACAGCGTGCCATATATGTCCAGAGAGCAACACAATTGCCAAAGCAAAATGACTAGTTGCTAACCAAGTCCGAACTGAAATCACTCCTGAAGCAGTAACACTCAATCCCAAAGGGCCATAAAACTCTGTGGGATAAACGGTATCGTTGACTGTCACAAAATATGCTGCCAACAAACCCATGTATGCCAAAACAGCGAGACTGTAAGATAAGTAAGCCTCACCTGACCAAAACAGTACATTTTTCGCCCAAACAAAAGGTTGGGTGAAGATATGCCAAAATCCGCCGCCAATACAGAGGATACCTACCCAGATATGACCGCCTACAACATCTTCTAAGTTATTGACGGCGGCCATTCCCTGATTACCAAATGCACCAAAGAGATAGCCAAATATCCGCCCAGGATTCAGTGTTGGTTCTGTAATTACTCTGACAGATGCTACTGTCGGATCATAAAGACCACCCCAAAATAAGGCTTTTGCTACCAACAACCAAGCACCTAAACCTAACAACAATAGGTGAATGCCAATGATAGTGGTCATTTTGTCTTCATCTTCCCAGTCGTAGCCAAAGAAACCAGGAAAGTTTTTATTGTCCGCCAATACTTCCGGCCCTAGAAGGGCATGATAAATGCCACCAGCACCAAGTACGGCTGAACTGATCAAATGTAATACACCAATCACAAAATAGGGATAGGGATCAATAATTTGTCCACCATCACCAACACCAAATCCTAGAGTCGCTAAATGAGGTAGTAAGATTAACCCTTGTTCGTATATGGGTCGGGAAGAGTCGTATTTGGTGATTTCAAATAGGGTCATAGCCCCAGCCCAAAGCACAATTAACCCAGCATGGGCAATATGCGCTCCCAACAGCCGACCCGACAGATTAATAAACCTGGCGTTACCTGCCCACCATCCATATTGTTGGGGGGTGATTGTTGCCGTAGTCATAGTTAAATTACCTCCCCACGAGTTGGGCGTAAAACTTTCCCGGCGCGGAAATCAAAACCCGCAGCTCGTAAAGCGTGCCAGAGATGCCCTTGCAAGAAGAAAAAGCCTAGCCAAAAGTGAGCATTTGCTAGCCAAACACGAGAGGATAATAAGTCTCCATCTTGGAAGTAGGGGAAGCGGTCAAACCCAATACTCAAAGCTGGCCCAAAAAACTCTACAGGGTAAGCCAGAGTATTAATAGAAACAAAATAAGCCGCTATCAAACTCATGAAGCTTAATGCTCCCAAGCTGTAAGAAAGGTATGCTTCTCCTGACCAGACAAAGAGGCTTTTTACAAACGCTGAAGGCTCAGTTGTCATGTGCCAGATACCCCCTGCTATGCAAAGAATACTCACCCAAATATGGCCGCCTACTAAGTCTTCTAGATTATTGACTCCGGCAATCCAATACTTGTTACCACCAACTAAATAACTAAAAATAGCTGCAAAGTTCCAAGTAGGATGAGAAATAACTCGCACTTCCCCAATATTAGAATCGTATAAACCACCGAAGAAGACAGCTTTGGCAACCAGTAAGCCAGCACCTAGACCTAATAAAACTAGGTGAATACCTAAGATAGTCGTCATTTTATTGGCATCTTGCCAACGGTAGCTAAAGAAAGCAAATCGCTCTTCTAAGATGGCGGGGCCGCGTAGAGCATGAAATATCCCTCCCAAACCGAGGAAGGCAGAGCTAATCAAGTGCAGTACCCCAATGACAAAGTAGGGATAAGTATCTATCACTTGACCCCCACTACCCACACCCAAACCCAGGGTTGCTAAGTGGGGTAACAGAATTAAGCCTTGCTCATACATTGGTTGCGAGGTTTGAAAACGAGCGAGTTCAAACAAGGTGGTTGCACCTGCCCACAGTACAATTAAACCCGCATGAGCAACATGAGCGCCTAACAGTCGCCCTGAAAGATTCGTTAGCCGGGCGTTCCCTGACCACCAGGGAATCGACTCCGGGGTTTGCACAGCCATGCTCGTCATGTTGTCATTTCCTGGAATTGTTGGAAATATTTGTGATCTTTCTCCAGCTTATTGAGATAGTTATTCAATAAGTGTTGGAAACATCCTACCAGATTTATTGAGATAAATTTTCACTTATTTATAATTAATTTTTGTAAAAGCCAAAGTTAGATCATGGCTAATGCCGATATTAAGGGTTTTTTAGCGATATTATAGAGAATAAATTTTGTATCTATGGCTAGCTGACTATAAAATAGCTTATAATTATTGCTATTAAGATTAAGTTAAAGTAGCAGTTCTGATGGCATACTTGTACTACCAAGCGTAAATAAAGCTACCATTTCAAATCAACAGCATACTTACGATATATTTATTTTGACTTTTGCCGTTATCTGGGAAAGCTAACGCGAAACCTAAACACCTAACCCCCTTCCCGACATATCCGCCAACGGCGACTTTATAAATTATGACCGTAGTCAAATGTCTAGCCACTAACAAGCGTACCCATGAACAAAACAACGGAGAACGGATTCAGTTCTGGTATGAGTTATGAAGATTGGTTTAACTTAGGAAAATCTGATGCTTGGGCTGGAAAACCCAAAGTCCCACCAGAACAAAATTCTCAAGCTGCTAGTATGTACGACCTAGGTTACAGCGAGGGAGAAATTACACATCCGCCAACTCAAACAAGAAAAATAAACCAGTAAGCAGAAATCATTAATCGCTAAACCACAAGGTTAGCAAGAGAAAATCTCAAACCTCTTCCTTCTTTGCTGTCCCCTGCTTAGGAATTTGCTTTACTTTTCAAAACTTAAAAATCAGTGAGCGATGACTCAAAAGATATCAGAAAAATCTCATATGTTTCGTTAGCCCTTGAATCCAGATAGATGAAAGCTTTAATCGGAATTATCAGGAGCAAAATAAGTAAAGTTTAGTTGCATTAACTACCACACTAATCTATAAGTGCTAATTTATTAATAGAAGCTACAAAGCTTCCCTGGCAGATTTAACAGCTAGATTCTAATTAGTATAAGAGGTAAAAAACGCTGTTTAATCTCATATCTGTCTCGTTAAAAACCGACAACACCCAACGCGAACGTTAATATTTCCTCAAATTCCGAAAATGAGGGCAATGTAACTGCTTTTTATTACTTAGTTTGAAGTGATAAATCTGATTACATCCCTAGCTAAAATGACCCAGGAGAGGAAATAGTTATAACTAGTAGAAGGTTGGGTGTTGTTGTTATAATTCGTAATTCGTAATTCGTAATTCGTAATTCGTAATTCGTAATTCGTAATTCGTAATGGGCTAACGCCCCGCTCCGCTAACGTAATTCGTAATTAAGAGGCTGTTTGAAAAGTTTTGTCAGGTATCATTTGTCATTCTGAGTGGAGCTTTGCGGAAGGAAGAATCCGCGTTTTCACCGTTATACTGGGATGCTTCCTTCGTCAGCATGACATAAAAGGGGACTTTTCAAACAACCTCTAAGAAATTAACAATAAGTAAGTGGGTAAGGAATATTTAATATATATATGAAGAAATATAAACTGTCCGTAGTAGGCTAACGCACCTAAGATTGTTGGCGGTGCGTTGCGCTGTGCTACAACACACCCTACACTTAATTTTTCCTTATTTTTAGAGTTAGCTTTTCTTGAGGGAAGTGAGAAGAATAGAGAGAATTTTTTTGACAGATGCTCGACACCGTGTAAAATTATACGCAATGAAATAAACATAGACATTTAAGATAGCGTTTTATGTCCATTATTGCGCTCAGAGCATGGTATATCCAGGATTATGAGCCGATTTCAGAACTGGAAAAACGTCCACCAGACATTCGCCTCAGTAAAAAA from Nostoc sp. UHCC 0870 includes these protein-coding regions:
- a CDS encoding chlorophyll a/b binding light-harvesting protein produces the protein MTTATITPQQYGWWAGNARFINLSGRLLGAHIAHAGLIVLWAGAMTLFEITKYDSSRPIYEQGLILLPHLATLGFGVGDGGQIIDPYPYFVIGVLHLISSAVLGAGGIYHALLGPEVLADNKNFPGFFGYDWEDEDKMTTIIGIHLLLLGLGAWLLVAKALFWGGLYDPTVASVRVITEPTLNPGRIFGYLFGAFGNQGMAAVNNLEDVVGGHIWVGILCIGGGFWHIFTQPFVWAKNVLFWSGEAYLSYSLAVLAYMGLLAAYFVTVNDTVYPTEFYGPLGLSVTASGVISVRTWLATSHFALAIVLLSGHIWHAVRVRVLAAGLNFQEGVVNYLDAPELGNLQTPINTSDLTLKLLGGLPIYRPGLSAFSRGLEIGMAHGYFLLGPFVKLGPLRNTELANPAGLLATFALLLILSVCLWLYGGAWFKKGQSPQGELPENLKTAKSWSEFNAGWTVGSCGGALFAYLLLTNSSLFFSI
- the fldA gene encoding flavodoxin FldA; translation: MSKKIGLFYGTQTGKTESVAEIIRDEFGDGVTLHDMSQAEAADFEEYQYVIVGCPTWNIGELQSDWEGFFPELDDIDFNGKMVAYFGTGDQMGYADNFQDAIGILEEKISQRGGKTVGYWPTEGYDFNDSKALRNGKFVGLAIDEDNQSDLTDERIKAWVSQLKREFGL
- a CDS encoding alpha/beta fold hydrolase, giving the protein MSDDIDVLWISSSSVLQRFDKPLLQYISQYVNVAQWEYRHGKDEGGSIDEAVGLLEEYLSQYSQPVHLAGHGAGGAIALTLARWYPEKVRSLSLLAVASQPANTWHVHYYLQRQAFSMSREQVLASSVRHLFGEQPHNTTKKLMAVLDRDLEQSPLLHSLFKLTKLPKGGVSMPMMVCGSKNDPIVNSQVLKDWLKGFKAEDNLWECPKGHHFFHYFYPQQVGEELLSFWQPYHLKSIPKAQLVHQNSTN
- a CDS encoding chlorophyll a/b binding light-harvesting protein, translated to MAVQTPESIPWWSGNARLTNLSGRLLGAHVAHAGLIVLWAGATTLFELARFQTSQPMYEQGLILLPHLATLGLGVGSGGQVIDTYPYFVIGVLHLISSAFLGLGGIFHALRGPAILEERFAFFSYRWQDANKMTTILGIHLVLLGLGAGLLVAKAVFFGGLYDSNIGEVRVISHPTWNFAAIFSYLVGGNKYWIAGVNNLEDLVGGHIWVSILCIAGGIWHMTTEPSAFVKSLFVWSGEAYLSYSLGALSFMSLIAAYFVSINTLAYPVEFFGPALSIGFDRFPYFQDGDLLSSRVWLANAHFWLGFFFLQGHLWHALRAAGFDFRAGKVLRPTRGEVI